The following are from one region of the Alkalimarinus sediminis genome:
- the mqo gene encoding malate dehydrogenase (quinone), giving the protein MAVKTADVLLVGGGVMSATLGMMLTQLDPSLKIIMVERLDHVAHESTHGWNNAGTGHAGYCELNYTPQTDDGGVEVDRAMAINASFEVTLQFWSYLVEKNILPAPTNFINPVPHQSFVWGEKDVEFLRKRFELMKAHHLFKDMEYSDDPRQLNEWMPLAMSQRDPMQPVAATRVEYGSDVDFGSLTRNMVENLKSNPNFELLMNNPVTRIKQQENGRWAVRIKEKHTKVVKTIDAGFVFLGAGGGALPLLQKSGIPERKGYGGFPVSGQWLVCTKPEIVQQHASKAYGKAPIGAPPMSVPHLDTRIINGKPALLFGPFAGFTTKFLKKGSKLDLFGSVKGNNLAPMMSVGAKNMDLTRYLIGEAFQSHEERVKALRNFYPEAKEDDWKLAKAGQRVQIIKKDENGKGKLEFGTELVASADGSLAALLGASPGASTAVQAMVDVIERCFKERLEDQSWKSKMKEMIPSYGQSLIDDGELLQAVRARTLATLKLV; this is encoded by the coding sequence ATGGCTGTAAAAACTGCAGATGTATTGTTGGTCGGAGGCGGTGTCATGAGCGCCACTTTAGGCATGATGCTTACGCAACTGGATCCATCATTGAAAATTATTATGGTGGAAAGGCTAGATCATGTTGCTCATGAAAGTACCCATGGGTGGAACAACGCCGGTACTGGGCATGCAGGATATTGCGAGCTTAATTATACGCCCCAAACTGATGATGGCGGTGTTGAAGTCGATCGAGCCATGGCGATTAATGCTTCATTCGAAGTGACCCTGCAGTTCTGGTCGTATCTGGTTGAAAAAAATATTCTTCCTGCTCCCACAAACTTCATTAACCCAGTACCCCACCAGAGCTTTGTCTGGGGCGAAAAAGATGTTGAGTTTCTCCGCAAGCGCTTCGAGTTAATGAAGGCTCATCACCTCTTTAAAGATATGGAATACAGTGATGATCCACGACAGCTTAATGAGTGGATGCCACTGGCAATGAGTCAACGCGACCCGATGCAACCTGTTGCGGCTACCCGTGTTGAGTATGGTTCGGACGTAGACTTTGGTTCATTGACCCGAAACATGGTTGAGAATTTAAAAAGTAATCCTAATTTCGAATTATTAATGAACAACCCGGTCACTCGAATTAAGCAACAAGAGAATGGTCGTTGGGCTGTTCGTATAAAAGAAAAGCATACAAAGGTTGTCAAAACTATTGATGCTGGCTTTGTCTTTTTGGGTGCTGGTGGTGGAGCGCTTCCGCTGCTTCAGAAGTCTGGTATTCCAGAACGTAAAGGTTATGGTGGCTTTCCTGTCAGTGGTCAATGGTTAGTGTGCACAAAACCTGAAATTGTTCAGCAGCATGCCTCCAAAGCTTATGGTAAAGCGCCCATTGGTGCACCACCGATGTCTGTTCCTCACCTTGATACGCGTATTATCAATGGTAAGCCAGCTTTATTATTCGGCCCATTTGCCGGGTTTACGACTAAATTCTTGAAGAAAGGCTCTAAACTCGACCTGTTTGGTTCGGTCAAAGGCAATAACTTAGCACCCATGATGTCTGTTGGTGCAAAGAATATGGATTTAACCCGTTACCTAATTGGCGAAGCTTTTCAGTCTCACGAAGAGCGGGTGAAAGCGCTTCGTAATTTTTACCCTGAAGCAAAAGAAGATGATTGGAAGTTGGCTAAGGCTGGCCAGCGGGTACAAATAATCAAGAAAGATGAAAACGGTAAAGGTAAGTTAGAGTTTGGCACCGAGTTAGTGGCTTCAGCTGATGGCTCCCTTGCAGCGTTATTGGGCGCATCACCTGGTGCGTCCACTGCAGTGCAGGCGATGGTTGATGTGATTGAACGCTGCTTTAAAGA